In one Lolium rigidum isolate FL_2022 chromosome 3, APGP_CSIRO_Lrig_0.1, whole genome shotgun sequence genomic region, the following are encoded:
- the LOC124696490 gene encoding leucine-rich repeat extensin-like protein 6, whose translation MSPLSKPRSATRGLKHIIFLSLLLPCLPQPLPSPSPSPTPAPPSLPLSPFNERLDAAYIAFQAWKHVITEDPKNLTADWCGPFVCNYTGVFCAAAPDDPCILTVAGVDLNHGRLAGELTEHLGLLADLAVLHLNSNRFCGTLPPSMQHMRLLFELDVSNNLLSGAFPSFLTSLPSLKYLDLRFNDFDGQLPPAVFGRQLSLDALFANDNRFNVSLSSGGITNSTASVIVLANTALAGCLPPSIGDMADTLVELVLLNTSISSCIPPEIGKLKNLKVLDLSHNEFAGELPDAIGDMESLEVINVGYNMLSGAVPESVCLLPNLKNLTLVGNYFCDEPVSCLHIPRRDDRMNCIPDWPHQRSHDQCVAFDHRPPVHCAADGCILPPPKRL comes from the coding sequence ATGTCACCCCTGTCAAAACCAAGATCAGCCACAAGGGGTCTCAAGCACATCATATTTCTCTCCCTTCTCCTTCCATGTCTCCCCCAGCCTCTCCCCTCCCCTTCCCCCTCCCCGACACCAGCGCCACCATCGCTGCCGCTCTCGCCGTTCAACGAGCGCCTGGACGCGGCGTACATCGCGTTCCAGGCATGGAAGCACGTCATCACCGAGGACCCCAAGAACCTGACCGCTGACTGGTGCGGCCCCTTCGTGTGCAACTACACCGGCGTGTTCTGCGCCGCCGCGCCCGACGACCCGTGCATCCTCACCGTGGCCGGCGTCGACCTCAACCACggacgcctcgccggcgagctcaCCGAGCACCTGGGCCTCCTCGCCGACCTCGCCGTCCTCCACCTCAACTCGAACCGCTTCTGCGGCACCCTCCCGCCGTCCATGCAGCACATGCGCCTCCTCTTCGAGCTCGACGTCAGCAACAACCTCCTCTCCGGCGCCTTCCCCTCCTTCCTCACCTCCCTGCCGTCGCTCAAGTACCTCGACCTCCGCTTCAACGACTTCGACGGCCAGCTCCCGCCTGCCGTCTTCGGGCGGCAGCTCAGCCTCGACGCGCTCTTCGCCAACGACAACCGCTTCAACGTCTCGCTCTCCAGCGGCGGCATCACCAACTCCACCGCCTCCGTCATCGTCCTCGCCAACACCGCGCTCGCCGGCTGCCTGCCGCCCAGTATCGGCGACATGGCCGACACGctcgtcgagctcgtcctcctcaACACCAGCATCAGCTCCTGCATCCCGCCGGAGATCGGCAAGCTCAAGAATCTCAAGGTGCTCGACCTCAGCCACAACGAATTCGCAGGGGAGCTTCCGGACGCCATCGGCGACATGGAGAGCCTCGAGGTGATCAACGTCGGCTACAACATGCTCTCCGGCGCGGTGCCGGAGTCCGTCTGCCTGCTGCCCAACCTCAAGAACCTCACCCTCGTCGGCAACTACTTCTGCGACGAGCCCGTGTCCTGCCTCCACATCCCCAGGCGCGACGACCGGATGAACTGCATCCCCGACTGGCCGCACCAGCGGTCGCACGACCAGTGCGTCGCCTTCGACCACCGCCCGCCCGTGCACTGCGCCGCCGACGGCTGCATCCTTCCGCCGCCTAAAAGGCTATAA